The Engystomops pustulosus chromosome 4, aEngPut4.maternal, whole genome shotgun sequence genome contains a region encoding:
- the LOC140127600 gene encoding cell surface hyaluronidase CEMIP2-like isoform X2 — protein sequence MKRSMREIPGDLQVLKDNVLTNGGHHMNMQWKGKIWPCDVLLKLSQHVLSSALGPNLAWSIFPYDSCDQDLKPTDTLISPLKLLQVNIKPMLLHRVLRFLGDLGFLVKTQQSKALSLLKKRMYKSGKPLKDPSMLDRCPDKKPYLIPWHPGHDGRRSAVIGHGVSLRLESSATFHSLLIQDGGSLVFADDQIPITLRTQNILIRNGGSLHIGSAQCPYSSDATISLYGKSTEGEDIGDFGKKFIGVDKGGILELHGRRPLSWTLLDATLHPGGLPHGSYKWEKNWGSRGINIRIIDPETGRIEAAERFDTHMFLEEGRRLEEFLSKQSPGKVVAAAVGDSAAKSLSPDVRKYLREVLNSRYIYHLGYRQPWALVGILGDGPLKVNEDRKQYESNGTTGLAIATREFQTYGGVHFTVTAYSGWMKGVPRNGFRVAVSRGIILTLADDVTSWLPGNRIVIASTDYSMHQAEEFNLLHCPECRSNQVKIDGHPLYLHIGEVIDGVDMRAEVGLLTRNIVIKGEMESSCYGDNHCQFFNYDTFGGQIKVQRHFSSVHLSGVEVTHMGQQILGSYPVHFHMTGAVDEEGGYNPPTYIDNLAIHHCFSRCVAIHGTHGLLIRDTIGYDTLGHCFFLEDGVEQKNTFYHNLGLVTKAGTILPTDRNEAMCLAMRENVHGDYIPVPSAECMAVSTFWISNPNNNLIGNAAGGAQDVGIWFIFHRVPSGLSEGQYPEGHSEFTPLGIFLNNRVHSNFKAGLFIGKGVKTSVASAENPREYLTIDNARFRPHQDSDPTKPRVPAFIDRLIAFKNNDHGAWARGGDIIFRNSAFSDNGIGLTLASDGTFPTDEGSSLEITDSIFVGESDNVGSHGGQNSYWGRGGSGEQRSLPRNRTYPIRGFQIYDGPVRLLRCTFKKFIPTAERPSSAIGFSLKNSWQITPQNNISQVKMERSVGRKVFFGRPGQWFGSNDYDGDKVSVFHDLDGSITGYPDTFVGRADNYLLRHPGCLTVPQWNGVICTGRYAQLYIQARRPENLTILVAKAAYPSHPLRLVGVNKGAPYQQYQPVVMLEQAYTIRWEGQSPREIILYPINFNRGDWLQIALCYPKSAVFQVTADIYERNSGRVHSVRHYSVASSIHQALNKSANRLYHFSQDSGYLFLHLQAHETRIGHSYCSQHGCERVKITAHFHPDDYTECTLKPFPDRGNNLQVNKLNVSQRLALPCRQCGAPQIAISSSPSLKYTKIQVQSIRREDVLNGIQTAFIKVDEELFLFKRRGLFFLVLDACSGVVVTKRHFEMVNDVFTTKAISTFIQVSMKQRSVVLICSRDILDTPQASEMSVFTKLGSAKPIALYEKGSFAMVGYKGLSTPSWIKILNNSPDKRAASIQLYLPLMLTEYRCPTPKT from the exons ACAGGTGTCCTGATAAGAAGCCTTATCTCATCCCTTGGCACCCTGGCCATGATGGACGAAGGTCAGCCGTTATAGGACATGGTGTTTCCCTTAGGCTTGAATCCTCAGCCACCTTTCACTCATTGTTAATTCAGGATGGAG GGTCTTTAGTTTTTGCAGATGACCAAATACCAATAACTCTAAGAACTCAGAATATCTTAATTAGAAATGGTGGGTCTCTGCACATTGGGTcagcacaatgcccctatagctcTGATGCTACCATATCTCTTTATGGAAAGTCCACCGAGGGGGAAGACATAGGTGACTTTGGAAAGAAATTTATTGGTGTAGATAAAGGAGGAATATTGGAACTACATGGGAGAAGACCTTTATCGTGGACACTTCTAGATGCAACCTTGCATCCTGGTGGTCTCCCTCATGGATCATACAAATGGGAGAAAAACTGGGGAAGTCGGGGGATCAATATAAGGATTATTGATCCAGAGACTGGTCGTATTGAAGCTGCTGAAAGGTTTGATACCCACATGTTTCTGGAGGAAGGAAGGCGGTTAGAAGAATTCTTGTCCAAACAAAGTCCTGGTAAGGTGGTGGCCGCAGCAGTGGGAGACTCAGCCGCAAAGAGTTTAAGCCCAGATGTAAGAAAATACCTGAGAGAAGTTCTGAACAGCAGATACATCTATCATCTGGGCTACAG GCAGCCGTGGGCATTGGTTGGTATCCTAGGAGATGGGCCTTTAAAAGTAAATGAGGACAGAAAACAGTATGAGAGCAATGGGACAACCGGACTAGCGATTGCAACAAGAGAGTTTCAGACTTATGGTGGGGTACATTTTACAGTCACTGCCTACAGTGGTTGGATGAAAG GAGTCCCGCGCAATGGCTTCCGAGTTGCGGTGTCCAGGGGCATCATCCTGACATTAGCGGATGATGTTACAAGTTGGTTGCCTGGGAACAGGATAGTCATCGCCAGCACTGATTACTCCATGCATCAAGCTGAAGAATTCAATCTGCTTCACTGCCCCGAATGTAGAAGCAATCAGGTCAAAATTGATG GCCACCCCCTGTATCTGCATATTGGGGAAGTCATTGATGGCGTTGATATGAGAGCAGAGGTTGGACTTCTTACCCGAAATATTGTTATTAAAGGGGAAATGGAGTCCTCTTGTTATGGTGATAACCATTGTCAGTTCTTCAATTATGACACCTTTGGGGGTCAAATTAAG GTACAAAGACACTTTAGTTCAGTTCACCTTTCAGGGGTAGAGGTCACACACATGGGACAGCAAATATTGGGAAGTTACCcagttcattttcacatgactggaGCTGTGGATGAAGAAGGTGGATACAACCCCCCAACCTACATTGATAATCTCGCCATCCATCACTGCTTTTCGAGATGTGTCGCTATACATGGAACTCATGGTCTCTTG ATCAGAGATACCATTGGCTATGACACACTGGGCCACTGCTTCTTTCTAGAAGATGGTGTGGAGCAAAAGAACACCTTCTACCATAATCTTGGACTGGTCACAAAGGCCGGAACTATTCTACCCACTGATCGAAATGAGGCCATGTGTTTGGCAATGCGGGAAAATGTCCATGGAGATTATATTCCTGTTCCCAGTGCAGAATGCAT GGCTGTCAGTACATTTTGGATATCAAACCCTAATAACAACTTAATTGGAAATGcagcaggtggagctcag GATGTTGGCATATGGTTCATATTTCATCGAGTGCCGTCTGGTCTTTCGGAGGGCCAGTATCCAGAAGGGCATTCAGAATTTACTCCCCTGGGAATATTCCTCAATAACAGAGTACATTCCAACTTTAAG GCTGGTTTATTTATTGGTAAAGGTGTAAAGACAAGCGTGGCAAGTGCAGAGAACCCCAGGGAGTATCTAACAATAGACAATGCCCG TTTCCGCCCTCACCAAGATTCAGACCCAACCAAGCCTCGAGTGCCTGCTTTCATTGATAGGCTCATAGCCTTCAAGAACAATGATCATGGTGCATGGGCTAGGGGTGGGGACATCATCTTCCGGAATTCAGC GTTCTCAGACAATGGAATTGGACTTACACTGGCCAG TGATGGAACATTCCCAACTGATGAAGGGTCAAGTCTGGAGATAACTGATTCCATCTTTGTAGGGGAAAGTGACAATGTGGGATCCCATGGTGGACAGAAcagctactgggggcgtggagggTCAGGGGAACAGAGGTCACTGCCACGGAACAG GACATACCCAATTCGTGGATTTCAGATATACGATGGGCCAGTCCGACTTCTTCGATGCACATTCAAGAAATTTATCCCAACTGCAGAACGGCCTTCCAGTGCAATaggattttctttaaagaactcATGGCAAATCACGCCTCAGAATAACATTTCTCAGGTCAAGATGGAGAGAAGT GTTGGCCGCAAAGTATTTTTCGGTCGCCCAGGACAGTGGTTTGGATCTAATGACTATGATGGTGACAAAGTGTCAGTTTTCCATGACTTGGATGGCTCGATCACCGGTTATCCTGATACTTTTGTTGGCCGAGCAGATAATTATCTTCTGCGTCATCCAGGATGTCTAACAGTGCCACAGTGGAATGGGGTCATATGCACTGGCAGATATGCACAG CTGTATATCCAGGCCAGGCGCCCTGAGAACCTGACTATATTGGTAGCCAAAGCTGCTTATCCTTCACATCCATTAAGACTTGTGGGTGTTAATAAGGGAGCACCATATCAACAATACCAGCCTGTGGTGATGCTGGAGCAAGCCTATACCATCCGATGGGAGGGACAGTCTCCAAGAGAAATCATATTATATCCAATCAACTTCAACAG AGGAGACTGGCTGCAGATTGCTTTGTGTTACCCAAAAAGTGCAGTATTTCAAGTCACAGCAGATATCTATGAACGAAACAGTGGACGTGTACACAGCGTGCGGCATTACTCTGTGGCATCCTCCATCCACCAGGCTCTAAATAAGTCAGCAAATAGATTGTATCACTTCAGTCAAGACTCTGG ATATCTATTCCTTCACCTTCAAGCCCATGAGACCCGCATTGGGCATAGCTACTGCTCTCAGCATGGTTGTGAGAGAGTTAAGATCACTGCCCACTTTCATCCAGACGATTACACAGAGTGCACCCTAAAGCCGTTCCCTGACAGAGGCAACAATCTCCAAGTTAACAAGTTAAATGTTTCTCAACGACTGGCCTTGCCATGTAGGCAATGTGGAGCCCCGCAG ATTGCAATCTCCAGCAGCCCATCACTTAAATACACAAAGATACAGGTGCAGTCCATACGCAGGGAGGATGTTTTAAATGGAATACAAACTGCCTTCATTAAG GTTGATGAGGAACTGTTCCTCTTTAAAAGACGGGGTCTCTTCTTTTTGGTCTTGGATGCTTGTTCAGGAGTAGTTGTCACCAAGAGACATTTTGAAATGGTCAATGATGTCTTCACAACTAAAGCAATTTCTACTTTCATTCAAGTATCCATGAaacaaag ATCGGTGGTGCTCATTTGCTCCAGAGATATTTTGGACACTCCACAAGCTTCTGAAATGTCAGTTTTTACTAAACTCGGATCCGCAAAACCTATAGCCCTGTATGAAAAAG GTAGCTTTGCCATGGTTGGATATAAGGGTCTATCTACTCCATCCTGGATCAAAATCCTTAATAACAGTCCTGATAAAAGAGCCGCATCCATACAACTTTACCTGCCACTGATGTTGACTGAATACAGATGTCCAACTCCAAAAACTTAG